The Pseudoxanthomonas sp. SL93 genome segment GGTTGTGGCCTTCACCACCGATGTAGCTGATGATTTCTTCCTGGTTGGTCAGGCGCACCTTGGCCACCTTGCGAAGGGCCGAGTTCGGCTTCTTCGGGGTGGTCGTGTAGACGCGCGTGCAGACGCCGCGGCGCTGCGGGCACTTGTCCAGCGCGGGCGACTGGCTCTTGTACGTGGGGGCCTGCCGCGGCTTGCGGACCAGCTGGTTGACGGTTGCCATAGTGGTTTCTTCGTGTGAAGGCCGGAGCCTTGTTTGCGTGAAAACGAAGGCAGGCCGAGAACGGCCCACCTAGACGGAAAAGTATAGCGGGCAAACGGCCGCACCGTCAACGCGACGGGGGCCGATGCCTGCTCACTGACTGCGATCCCGCCCTTCCTGGGCCGAAAACGAGGCGCCTCCTGCGCCTCATTTCGTGGTCTGGGGCGGCCTGGGGCCGCCGGCATTACAGGGTTTAGCTGGCGCTGGACTCCTCGCCCGCATCTTCGGTGGCCACCGGGGCGGCTTCGCTGCTGCTGCCGCCGGACAGTGCATCCACTTCCGCCTCAGTCAGGCCCGATGCGTTGCGGCGGCGCTGATTGTGGTACGCCAGGCCGGTACCGGCCGGGATCAGGCGACCGACGATGACGTTTTCCTTCAGGCCGCGCAGGTTGTCCTTGGTGCCACGGACCGCCGCTTCGGTCAGCACGCGGGTGGTCTCCTGGAAGGAGGCCGCGGAGATGAACGATTCGGTTGCCAGCGACGCCTTGGTGATGCCCAGCAGGACCGGGTCGTACTTGGACGGCAGCTCGTTGCGGGCGACGACCTTGGCGTTCTCCTCGATCATGCGCTGCTTCTCGACCTGCTCGCCGGCCAGGAACTTCGTGTTGCCGGCGTCGGTGATCTCGACTTTGCGCAGCATCTGGCGGGTGATCACCTCGATGTGCTTGTCGTTGATCTTCACGCCCTGCAGGCGGTAGACGTCCTGGATTTCCTTGACCAGGTAGGCCGCCAGCGGCTCCACGCCCAGCAGGCGCAGGATGTCCTGCGGGCTGGGTTCGCCGTCCACGATGGTTTCGCCCTTGGCCACGTGCTCGCCTTCGAACACGATGATCTGGCGGAACTTCGGGATCAGCTCTTCGTGCTCGGAACCGTCGGTGTCCTTGATGATCAGGCGCTGCTTGCCCTTGGTGTCCTTGCCGAAGCTGATGACGCCGGAGCGCTCGGCGAGGATGGCCGGGTCCTTCGGCTTGCGGGCTTCGAACAGGTCGGCCACGCGCGGCAGACCACCGGTGATGTCACGGGTCTTGGACGCTTCCTGCGGCACCTTGGTCACCACGTCGCCCACGCCGACGGGCGCGCCGTCCTGCAGGTTGACGATGGAGCGCGGCGGCAGCAGGTACTGGGCCGGCAGGTCCGTACCCGGGATGTTCAGGTCCTTGCCGTCCTTGTTGACGATGCGCACGATCGGACGCAGGTCCTTGCCCTGCGAACCACGACGCTTGGGATCGGTGATCTCGCGCGAGGCGAGGCCGGTCAGGTCGTCGGTCTTCTCGATGACGGTGACGCCGTCGACGAAGTCCACGAAGCGCACGAAACCGGCCACTTCCGACACGATCGGGTGGTTATGCGGATCCCAGTTGGCCACGGCCTGGCCGGCCGTGATCTGGTCGCCGTCCTTGACGTTGATGGTCGCGCCGTAAGGCAGCTTGTAGCGCTCGCGCTCGCGACCATGGCCGTCCAGCACCGACAGTTCGCCGGAGCGCGACACCGCGACCAGGTGGCCGTTGGCGTGCTCGACGAACTTGAGGTTGTTGAACTTGATGGAACCGGTGGTCTTGACCGTGATGTTGTCCACGGCCGCCGCACGCGATGCCGCACCACCGATGTGGAACGTACGCATGGTCAGCTGCGTGCCGGGCTCGCCGATCGACTGCGCGGCGATGACGCCGACCGCTTCGCCGATGTTGACGATGTGGCCACGGGCCAGGTCGCGACCGTAGCAGTGCGAGCACACGCCGAAGGTGGATTCGCAGGTGATGGTGGAACGCACCTTCAACAGCTGCACGCCGGCGTCTTCCAGCTTCTGCACCCAGGCTTCGTCCAGCAGCGTGTTGCGGGTGACGATGGGATCCTCGTCGTTGCCCGGCAGGAACACGTCCTCGGCCACGATGCGGCCCAGCACGCGCTCGCGCAGCGGCTCGACCACGTCGCCACCTTCCACGATCGGGGTCATCATCAGGCCTTCCGACGTACCGCAGTCGACCTCGGTGATCACCACGTCCTGCGCCACGTCGACCAGGCGACGGGTCAGGTAACCGGAGTTCGCGGTCTTCAGCGCGGTATCGGCCAGGCCC includes the following:
- the rpsL gene encoding 30S ribosomal protein S12, translating into MATVNQLVRKPRQAPTYKSQSPALDKCPQRRGVCTRVYTTTPKKPNSALRKVAKVRLTNQEEIISYIGGEGHNLQEHSVVLVRGGRVKDLPGVRYHTVRGSLDASGVAKRRQGRSKYGAKRPKA